From a single Nymphaea colorata isolate Beijing-Zhang1983 chromosome 4, ASM883128v2, whole genome shotgun sequence genomic region:
- the LOC126409992 gene encoding uncharacterized protein LOC126409992, translated as MKRLLHILGWISQKDMHKYEKEAKQQGKGSFAYAWALDESVEERERGITMAVAVARFESRKFHVVMLDSPGLKDFVANVISGATQTDADHAVILVVDASIGSLSILISADDDEDVHCYITDDGEEDVVIELHRDLDAVTLQMKEELEFAREKIHKSQLELERFRPKETELMATIAELEEKVSQSSKTMSKFEDQKGKKDEIDALHEDIEKNCKPVESLVIQIRLLRVQLVGNIVQVQSSFSAVECSLAEAKKQYEMMLEAKQFRVNEALKGDFSKK; from the exons ATGAAGAGACTTCTGCACATTTTGGGGTGGATCTCTCAGAAGGATATGCACAAGTATGAGAAGGAAGCCAAACAGCAG GGGAAAGGCTCATTTGCCTACGCATGGGCATTAGATGAAAGCGTTGaggaaagggaaagaggaaTAACTATGGCTGTTGCAGTTGCTCGTTTTGAATCAAGGAAATTTCATGTTGTTATGCTTGATTCACCAGGGCTTAAAGATTTTGTCGCAAATGTGATATCTGGTGCTACACAAACAGATGCTGATCATGCTGTGATACTTGTTGTCGATGCATCTATTGGTTCTTTGAG CATTCTTATATctgcagatgatgatgaagatgtgcATTGTTATATCACAGATGATGGTGAAGAAGACGTG gtAATAGAGCTTCACAGGGACCTGGATGCTGTAACTTTGCAAATGAAGGAGGAACTTGAATTTGCAAGGGAGAAAATTCATAAATCTCAACTTGAATTGGAGCGCTTCAGACCAAAGGAGACTGAATTGATGGCCACAATTGCTGAGCTAGAAGAGAAAGTGTCACAGTCATCCAAAACCATGAGTAAATTTGAAGATCAAAAG ggaaaaaaagatgaaattgaTGCTCTACATGAAGATATTGAGAAGAATTGCAAGCCTGTGGAATCATTGGTGATCCAAATAAGGCTGCTCCGTGTTCAGTTGGTTGGGAACATTGTGCAG GTGCAGTCATCATTTAGTGCTGTTGAGTGCTCTCTTGCTGAAGCCAAAAAGCAGTATGAGATGATGCTGGAAGCCAAACAGTTTAGAGTCAATGAGGCACTTAAAGGAGATTTCTCAAAGAAATGA
- the LOC116252825 gene encoding uncharacterized protein LOC116252825, with amino-acid sequence MATDYQAALIRRIKSRLRQEAGVPSFDPSDPCLQPLPTLEEVVVGFNPSPLQLRCRKCRGRLLAGIRSHVCIYCGAQQRNDVCPPSMSFTSTFAYRGLLRSLQLDGSEIISLDINTEHSIGQHATAKKETLLSELLDFELKWPQVTEDTDDNHESKVPVPNTNYANLASLNLDNFFCTTSKPEIVVDTTNGQSTSDLSKEMVDISSKEFTFEVFEEIGEKATVDTNGANESYWKADFQKAASESQTADAHVTGFLSPTVTKFLSTSKPIEGGDLSNEIQFTWENKNKAQEPNELRHLPFSTEQRPRNVISVSATAENKSVNQSKESDDSLDDWQGFSGSSHLFSYTKGRADETFENDAKETNCIKQTEEGDNSLDDDWQDFTGCADTPSLASSLWALSGGAFSHESAAKVNSIDVNHENVWRTIGADSNNVVHTAVDSVNNSEGCNQLKERTFSNPESDAFMGEKPQENNSNSLITQTDNSLDDWQEFTGSGEMSMLSSDAWPLAGSASSQKPTEWIGSYKLVHETETTSKSNISLQIITDAGSCEIEQSTADLKDNIEAHHLKPVHLSTSEIGNLFGEDELVQTTAGSTGGIVKPNQLQSPFPNSKFGTLFEGSSGNHNTNHEGDNSYDVWHDFTSPGEPLGATSSTWPLAGSAVEQESARKGESTNIINDMESIDSKCVITQRTVDLESRTVAQIDAESTSVREHNQSNQLSFSSDQIDAFFGGYSQKDSSSQPAKEIDDPLDDWQDFAGSGDAQEPSPSVGPNADFSGSQESMKGTESAHMLRDIEFTKYIQSEPLSTELHLQKSSVNLNHMSPVPSFSNRIGDAGEMLDVSSSGEAVFNHADDTSGVFMFHSAAASTAANTTEKINMLTSEMHDLSFMLKSGLSLPEKHKNSG; translated from the exons ATGGCGACGGATTACCAGGCCGCCCTGATCCGGCGGATCAAGTCTCGTCTCCGGCAGGAGGCCGGTGTTCCATCGTTCGATCCCTCCGACCCGTGCCTACAGCCGCTGCCGACGCTCGAGGAGGTAGTCGTTGGATTTAATCCGTCGCCGCTGCAGCTTCGGTGCCGGAAATGTCGTGGCCGACTCCTCGCCGGCATCCGATCGCACGTCTGCATCTACTGCGGAGCTCAACAGCGGAACGACGTATGCCCACCCAGCATGTCCTTCACCTCCACGTTTGCCTACCGCGGGCTTCTTAGGTCGCTGCAGCTTGATGGATCC GAGATCATATCATTGGACATTAATACAGAGCATTCTATTGGTCAACATGCGACAGCAAAGAAGGAGACTCTGTTATCAGAACTGTTGGATTTTGAACTGAAGTGGCCTCAAGTCACTGAGGACACAGATGACAACCATGAAAGCAAGGTTCCAGTGCCAAATACCAATTATGCTAACTTAGCTAGTCTCAATCTGGACAATTTCTTCTGTACCACCTCCAAACCAGAGATAGTTGTTGACACAACAAATGGCCAGTCAACATCAGATCTTAGCAAAGAAATGGTTGACATCTCATCTAAAGAGTTCACCTTTGAGGTATTTGAGGAAATAGGTGAGAAGGCTACGGTGGATACTAATGGAGCAAATGAATCTTATTGGAAGGCTGACTTTCAGAAAGCTGCATCTGAAAGTCAGACAGCCGATGCCCATGTAACTGGCTTCCTTTCACCGACAGTTACTAAGTTTTTGAGCACTAGCAAGCCAATTGAAGGAGGGGATCTCAGTAATGAGATACAGTTTACATGGGAGAACAAAAACAAAGCTCAAGAACCCAATGAATTAAGGCATTTGCCATTCTCCACAGAACAAAGGCCTCGCAATGTCATTTCTGTCAGTGCTACAGCAGAGAATAAGAGTGTCAATCAGTCAAAAGAAAGTGATGATTCACTAGATGATTGGCAAGGCTTTTCTGGCTCTTCTCACTTATTTTCTTATACAAAAGGTCGTGCAgatgaaacttttgaaaatgatgcaAAAGAGACCAATTGCATTAAGCAAACAGAAGAAGGTGATAATTCGCTAGATGATGATTGGCAGGACTTTACCGGTTGTGCAGATACTCCATCCCTAGCTTCAAGTTTATGGGCTCTTAGTGGTGGAGCATTTTCCCATGAATCTGCTGCAAAAGTTAATTCCATTGATGTAAACCATGAGAATGTTTGGAGAACTATTGGTGCAGACTCCAATAATGTGGTACATACAGCTGTTGATTCTGTCAACAACTCTGAAGGATGTAATCAATTGAAAGAGAGAACTTTTTCTAATCCTGAGTCTGATGCTTTTATGGGGGAAAAGCCACAAGAAAATAACTCTAATAGCCTAATAACACAAACGGATAACTCGCTGGATGACTGGCAAGAATTTACTGGTTCTGGAGAAATGTCCATGCTATCTTCAGATGCATGGCCTCTAGCTGGCTCAGCAAGTTCACAGAAACCCACGGAATGGATTGGATCGTACAAGTTAGTTCATGAGACTGAGACTACTAGCAAGAGCAATATCAGTCTTCAGATTATTACTGATGCAGGATCCTGTGAAATAGAACAAAGTACTGCTGATTTGAAAGATAATATTGAAGCTCATCACTTGAAACCGGTACACCTGTCCACTTCTGAAATTGGCAATCTTTTTGGAGAAGATGAGCTGGTACAGACTACTGCTGGTTCCACAGGAGGGATTGTGAAACCAAATCAGTTGCAGTCACCCTTTCCAAATTCAAAGTTCGGTACTCTCTTTGAAGGAAGTTCTGGGAATCACAATACCAACCATGAAGGTGACAACTCTTATGATGTTTGGCATGATTTTACTAGTCCTGGAGAACCACTTGGGGCCACTTCAAGTACATGGCCTTTAGCTGGCTCAGCAGTTGAACAAGAGTCTGCCAGAAAAGGTGAATCAACAAACATAATAAATGACATGGAGTCTATTGATAGCAAGTGTGTCATTACTCAGAGAACTGTAGATTTAGAATCCAGAACTGTAGCACAGATTGATGCTGAATCTACAAGCGTTAGAGAGCACAATCAATCAAACCAGTTATCCTTTTCCAGTGATCAGATTGATGCTTTCTTTGGGGGATATTCACAAAAGGATAGCAGCAGCCAGCCAGCAAAAGAAATTGACGACCCACTGGATGACTGGCAGGACTTTGCTGGTTCTGGAGATGCGCAGGAGCCCTCTCCAAGTGTGGGCCCCAATGCTGATTTTTCAGGTTCCCAAGAATCTATGAAGGGGACTGAATCAGCACATATGTTGAGAGATATAGAGTTCACAAAATATATACAGTCTGAACCTTTATCAACAGAATTGCACCTTCAGAAAAGTTCTGTCAACTTAAATCATATGTCACCAGTGCCTTCCTTTTCTAACAG GATTGGAGATGCAGGAGAGATGCTTGATGTGAGTTCCAGTGGTGAAGCTGTGTTTAACCATGCGGATGACACCTCAGGTGTATTCATGTTTCATTCGGCTGCTGCTTCCACTGCTGCTAATACCACAGAAAAGATCAATATGTTGACTTCTGAGATGCATGATCTTTCATTCATGCTTAAGAGTGGATTGTCACTTCCAGAAAAGCATAAGAATTCTGGTTAA